GACGTCGTGATCTTCGATACCACCCTGCGCGATGGCGAGCAGGCCCCCGGCAACAGCCTCTCCTCCGAAGAGAAGCTCCGACTGGCGCGCCAGCTCGATGCGCTCGGCGTCGACGTCATGGAGGCCGGGTTCCCCGCGGCGTCGGAGGGGGACTATCGCGCGGTCCGGGAGATCGCCACCGAGCTGCGGCGGCCGGTCGTCGCCGCCCTGGCGCGCTGCCACGATCGCGACATCGAGCTGGCCGGCGAGGCGATCCGGTCGGCCGCGCGAGGCCGGCTGCACGTGTTCATCTCCACCTCGGACCTCCACATCCGGGAAAAACTCAAGACCACCCGCGAGGACGTGCTCGACCGCGCCCGGGCGGCCATCCGCCAGGCGCGGAGCTATACCGACGACGTCGAGTTCTCCGCCGAGGACGCTAGCCGGACCGATCCGGAATTCCTCTGCCGGGTGGTGGAGCTGGCCATCGCGGAGGGCGCCCGCACCGTGAACCTGCCGGATACCGTGGGCTACGCGCTGCCGGCGGAATACGCCGCCATGTTCCGCGACGTCCTGGCCCGAGTGCCCGGCGCCGACCGGGTGGTGCTGAGCGCCCACTGCCATGACGATTTGGGACTCGCCGTGGCCAACAGCCTGGCGGCGATCGAAGCCGGGGCAGGGCAGGTCGAATGCACCGTGAATGGCATCGGCGAGCGCGCCGGGAACGCCGCCCTGGAAGAGATCGTCATGGCCAGCCACGTGCGCGGCCAGGCGGTGACCTTCCGCTGCAACGTGGAGACCCGCGAGATCTACCGCACCAGCCAGCTCCTCTCCTACCTCACCGGCGCGTTTCCCCAGTCCAACAAGGCGATCGTCGGCCGGAACGCCTTTGCCCATGAGGCCGGCATCCACCAGCACGGGATGCTGCAGAACGGGCTCACCTACGAGATCATCCGTCCCGAGATGGTGGGAATTCCCCGCTCCACCCTGGTGCTGGGCAAGCACTCCGGGCGACATGCGCTGGAGCGCCGGTTCCGGGATCTGGGGTACGACCTGGGCGAGGCCCAGCTCACCGAGGTCTACCGCCAGTTCATCGCCCTGGCCGACCGGAAGCGCGAGATCCTCGACGAGGACCTGCTGGCGCTGGTGCACGAGAGCTTTCAGGATGCCGAGGAGGCCTACCAGCTCAGTCACTTGCGGGTCGTCTGCGGCAGCATCAGTCCCACGGCAGAGGTGCGGATGACCGGTCCCTGGGCCGGCGAGCGGTCCGCCCGGGGCACCGGCGATGGCCCGATCTCGGCCGCGTTCACCGCGATCAGCGAGATCCTGGGACATCAGATCGAGGTGGTGAGCCTGTCGCTCCGATCGCTCACGCCGGGGCGCGACAGCGTCGGGCAGGTCTTCCTCCAGGCCAACGTCGACGGCAAGTCGCTCTCGGGGAACGGCGCATCCACCGATATCGTGGAGGCGAGCGCGCGCGCGCTGGTGCACGCGCTCAACAAGGCCTACCACGCCGACCGGCTGGAGGCCACCTCGCTCAACTCCATCTATCTCTGGGGCGTGTGATGGCCGAGCTCCTGACCGGCTCCCAGATTCTCTGCCGGGCACTGCTGGAGGAGAAGGTGGATCTCCTCTTCGGCTATCCCGGCGGGGCGATCATGCCGTTCTACCACGCGCTGCCGGAGTTCCCCGGATTGCGCCACGTGCTGGTGCGGCATGAGCAGGCGGCGGCGCATGCCGCCGATGGCTATGCCCGCTCGAGCGGCCGGGTCGGCGTCTGTGTCGCCACGTCGGGGCCGGGTGCGACCAACCTGGTGACGGGGCTCGCCACGGCCCACATGGACAACACGCCCCTGGTGGCGATCACCGGCCAGGTGCCCCGGGCGATGATCGGGAGGGATGCCTTTCAGGAGACCGACATCATCGGCATCACCCAGCCCATCACCAAACACAATCGCCTGGTCGAAGACGTCGAGGAGCTGGCCGATGCCGTGCGCGAGGCGTTCGCCGTGGCACTTGAGGGGAGACCCGGTCCGGTGCTGCTGGACGTGCCCAAGGACGTGCAGAACCAGAAGGCGGAGTGGACCGGCGGGCGTGCCGAGACGCCGGGCGCGATCGCCGGTGCGTCCGGCGTGGGCGACCGGGCGGCCGGGATCCGGGAAGCCGCGAGACTCGTGGCCCAGGCCGAGCGGCCGCTCATCATGGCGGGACACGGAGTCATCCTGGCCGGCGCCTACGACGAGCTGAGGATGCTGGCGGAGCGGACCGGCGTTCCGGTCATCACCACCCTGCTCGGCATCAGCGCTTTCCCCGAGTCGCACCCGCTGCACCTGGGGATGCCGGGGATGCACGGCGAGGTGCACGTCAACCGGGCCATCCAGCAGGCGGACCTCATCATCGGCCTGGGGCTCAGGTTCGACGATCGGGTGACCGGCAACCTGGCGGCGTTCGCGCGCGGGGCCAAAGTGGTGCACGTCGAGCTGGATCCGAGCGAGATCGGCAAGAACGTGCCGGTGACCGTGGGTCTGGTGGGCGACGTGGGCGAGGTCCTCCGCGAGCTGCTCGCGGCCGTGCCCCCACGCGATTGCGAGGCATGGCGGGACGAGATCGCCGGCCTCATGCGCCCCCGGGTGGAGAGCTTCCGCGGCGGGCTCTCTCCCGAGTCGATCCTCGGCGCCATCGACCAGGCCTCGGGCGGACGCTGCACCATCGTCTCCGACGTGGGCCAGCACCAGATGTGGGTGGCCAAGTTCTTTCCCTACCGGCGACCCAATACCCATATCACCTCGGGCGGGCTCGGCACGATGGGGTTCGCGGTGCCCGCGGCGATGGGTGTGGCGCTGGCCCGTCCGGACGAGCCGGTCTGGGCCATCTCGGGTGACGGCGGATTCCAGATGAACATGCAGGAGATCGCGACCATGGTGCAGGAAGGCATCCCGGTGAAGATGGCGATCTTCAACAATGGCTACCTGGGGATGGTGCGGCAGTGGCAGCAGTTCTTCCACGGCCGGCGCTATTCGGCCACGCCGATCTGGAGTCCGGACTACGTCAAGCTGGCGGAGGCGTACGGCATTCCCGGATGGCGGGTGGAGAGCGCGGCCCAGGTGGACGAGGTGCTGCGGGGCGCGCTGGCCCAGCCGGGGCCCGCGGTGGTGGAGTTCCTCATCGAGCAGGAAGCCAACGTGTTTCCCATGATTCCCCCCGGCGCCTCCCTCTCCGACGCCATCGAGTCGGAAGAGGCCACGGCGGCCGCGCCGTCACCTGGTCCGAAACTGGTCCGGGTATGACCGGCGCCCACGCGCTCACGGTGCTGCTGGAAGACCGGCTGATCACCTTCAATCGCGCCGTCGGACTCATCCGGCGACGCAACCTGCCTGTGCGGAGCATCGCCGTCGGACCCACGACGACCCCAGGCGTCTCGAGGCTCACCATCATGATTCAATCGGACGAAGCCACGGCCAATCGGGCCGTGCAGCAGTTGCAGAAGGTGGTCGGCGTGCGCGAGGCCGCAGCGTTCGCGGCGCAGGACGGGGTGGCCCGCGAGCTGGCCCTGGTGAAAGTGCGCGCCGCCGCCGACCGGTACGCCGAGCTGCTCGACGTGGTGCAGCTCTACCACGCATCGGTGATCGACGATACGCCCGACGCGGTGATCGTGGAGCTCACCGGCTCGGAGGCGTTCGTGCTTTCCTGTATCCGGGCACTCGAGCGGTTCGAGCTGCTCGACGTGGTCCGCAGCGGCGCCATCGCCATCGAGGCGGGACTGACCCCGGAGCACCGGGTTCCCGCTCCCCTCTAAGGAGAGACCGAGTCATGACCAACCTTCCCGTGCGGGTGTACTACGACGCCGACGCCGACCGCGGGCGTCTGGCGGGCCGCACCTTTGCCATCATCGGCTACGGCAGCCAGGGCCATGCCCATGCTCTCAATCTTCGGGACAGTGGAGCCAAGGTCGTGGTGGGGCTCCGCAAGAGTGGCGGCTCCTGGGCGCGCGCACAGGCCGCGGGGCTCGACGTACGAACGGTCGCCGAAGGGGCCGCCGCGGCCGACGTGATCATGATGCTGACGCCTGACCAGGACGGCCGCGCTGTCTACGAGGGCGGGGTGGCCGCGGGGCTCCGCCCGGGCAAGACGCTGATGTTCGCCCATGGGTTCAACATCCATTTCGGCGAGATCGTGCCGCCGGCCGGCGTGGACGTCTCTATGGTGGCGCCCAAGTCGCCGGGGCACCTGGTCCGCAGCGAGTTCGAGGGGGGACGCGGCGTGCCCGGCCTGGTGGCGGTGCACCAGGACGCGAGCGGGCAGGCGCTGGCGAACGCGCTGGCCTACGCTGCCGGCATCGGGTGCACCCGCGCCGGGGTCATCGAGACCTCGTTCCGCGAGGAGACCGAGACCGATCTCTTCGGGGAGCAGGCCGTGCTCTGCGGCGGCGTGACGGCCCTGGTCAAGGCCGGATTCGAAACGCTCACCGCCGCGGGCTACCGCCCGGAGATGGCCTATTTCGAGTGCCTGCACGAGCTCAAGCTGATCGTCGACCTGATGTACCGGGGTGGGATGCAGTTCATGCGCTACTCCATCAGCGACACGGCGGAGTATGGGGACTACACCCGCGGCCCCCGGATCATCACGCAGGAGACTCGCGCGGAGATGGGGCGCATCCTGCAGGAGATTCAGAGCGGCTCGTTCGCGCGCGAGTGGCTGGCGGAGAATCGGTCGGGCCGCGCCAACTTCGAGCGACTGCGCCAGACCGACCGGGATCACGAGATCGAACGGGTCGGCGCCCAGCTCCGGGCGATGATGCCCTGGTCGGAAGAAGGTAAAGCGGCCCAGCGCGCAGCGTCGGCCGAGTCTAAGGCCGCGTCATCCGCCCCCAGCGGCCGAAAGCCGGCGCCGGTCACGTGACGCCACGCACCCTGTTCGAGAAGGTCTGGGAGGCGCACGTCGTCCAGCAGGAGCCCGGTGGGCCCGCCCTGCTCTATGTCGATCTGCACCTGGTGCACGAGGTGACGTCGCCCCAGGCGTTCGAAGGGCTCCGCCTGGCGGGTCGCCGGGTGCGCCGGCCGGACCTGACCAAGGCGACCGTGGATCACAACGTCTCGACCGGAGACCGGCGGCTGCCCATCGCCGACCAGGTCTCCGCCCGGCAGCTCGATGCCTTGCGGGCCAACGCGGGGGAGTTCGGGGTGGAGCTGTTCGACCTCAACTCCCCGAACCAGGGCATCGTGCACGTCATCGGCCCGGAACTGGGGCTCACCCAGCCGGGAATGGTGATCGTGTGCGGGGACTCCCACACCTCGACCCATGGAGCGTTCGGCGCGCTGGCGTTCGGGATCGGGACCAGCGAGGTGGAGCACGTCCTGGCCACTCAATGCATCGTGCAGTCCCGTCCCCGGACCATGGAAGTTCGCTTCACCGGCATGCCCGCCCCCGGAGTCGGCGCCAAGGACCTCATCCTGGCGGTGATCCGCCGGATCGGGACGGCGGGCGCCACCGGCCACGTGATCGAGTACACCGGCGAGGCGATCCGGGCCCTCTCGATGGAAGGCCGGATGACCATCTGCAACATGTCCATCGAGGCCGGCGCGCGCGCGGGCATGGTGGCACCGGACGCGAAGACGCTTGCCTACCT
This Gemmatimonadales bacterium DNA region includes the following protein-coding sequences:
- a CDS encoding 2-isopropylmalate synthase — translated: MATKDVVIFDTTLRDGEQAPGNSLSSEEKLRLARQLDALGVDVMEAGFPAASEGDYRAVREIATELRRPVVAALARCHDRDIELAGEAIRSAARGRLHVFISTSDLHIREKLKTTREDVLDRARAAIRQARSYTDDVEFSAEDASRTDPEFLCRVVELAIAEGARTVNLPDTVGYALPAEYAAMFRDVLARVPGADRVVLSAHCHDDLGLAVANSLAAIEAGAGQVECTVNGIGERAGNAALEEIVMASHVRGQAVTFRCNVETREIYRTSQLLSYLTGAFPQSNKAIVGRNAFAHEAGIHQHGMLQNGLTYEIIRPEMVGIPRSTLVLGKHSGRHALERRFRDLGYDLGEAQLTEVYRQFIALADRKREILDEDLLALVHESFQDAEEAYQLSHLRVVCGSISPTAEVRMTGPWAGERSARGTGDGPISAAFTAISEILGHQIEVVSLSLRSLTPGRDSVGQVFLQANVDGKSLSGNGASTDIVEASARALVHALNKAYHADRLEATSLNSIYLWGV
- the ilvB gene encoding biosynthetic-type acetolactate synthase large subunit; the encoded protein is MAELLTGSQILCRALLEEKVDLLFGYPGGAIMPFYHALPEFPGLRHVLVRHEQAAAHAADGYARSSGRVGVCVATSGPGATNLVTGLATAHMDNTPLVAITGQVPRAMIGRDAFQETDIIGITQPITKHNRLVEDVEELADAVREAFAVALEGRPGPVLLDVPKDVQNQKAEWTGGRAETPGAIAGASGVGDRAAGIREAARLVAQAERPLIMAGHGVILAGAYDELRMLAERTGVPVITTLLGISAFPESHPLHLGMPGMHGEVHVNRAIQQADLIIGLGLRFDDRVTGNLAAFARGAKVVHVELDPSEIGKNVPVTVGLVGDVGEVLRELLAAVPPRDCEAWRDEIAGLMRPRVESFRGGLSPESILGAIDQASGGRCTIVSDVGQHQMWVAKFFPYRRPNTHITSGGLGTMGFAVPAAMGVALARPDEPVWAISGDGGFQMNMQEIATMVQEGIPVKMAIFNNGYLGMVRQWQQFFHGRRYSATPIWSPDYVKLAEAYGIPGWRVESAAQVDEVLRGALAQPGPAVVEFLIEQEANVFPMIPPGASLSDAIESEEATAAAPSPGPKLVRV
- the ilvN gene encoding acetolactate synthase small subunit, which translates into the protein MTGAHALTVLLEDRLITFNRAVGLIRRRNLPVRSIAVGPTTTPGVSRLTIMIQSDEATANRAVQQLQKVVGVREAAAFAAQDGVARELALVKVRAAADRYAELLDVVQLYHASVIDDTPDAVIVELTGSEAFVLSCIRALERFELLDVVRSGAIAIEAGLTPEHRVPAPL
- the ilvC gene encoding ketol-acid reductoisomerase; translation: MTNLPVRVYYDADADRGRLAGRTFAIIGYGSQGHAHALNLRDSGAKVVVGLRKSGGSWARAQAAGLDVRTVAEGAAAADVIMMLTPDQDGRAVYEGGVAAGLRPGKTLMFAHGFNIHFGEIVPPAGVDVSMVAPKSPGHLVRSEFEGGRGVPGLVAVHQDASGQALANALAYAAGIGCTRAGVIETSFREETETDLFGEQAVLCGGVTALVKAGFETLTAAGYRPEMAYFECLHELKLIVDLMYRGGMQFMRYSISDTAEYGDYTRGPRIITQETRAEMGRILQEIQSGSFAREWLAENRSGRANFERLRQTDRDHEIERVGAQLRAMMPWSEEGKAAQRAASAESKAASSAPSGRKPAPVT
- the leuC gene encoding 3-isopropylmalate dehydratase large subunit, which translates into the protein MTPRTLFEKVWEAHVVQQEPGGPALLYVDLHLVHEVTSPQAFEGLRLAGRRVRRPDLTKATVDHNVSTGDRRLPIADQVSARQLDALRANAGEFGVELFDLNSPNQGIVHVIGPELGLTQPGMVIVCGDSHTSTHGAFGALAFGIGTSEVEHVLATQCIVQSRPRTMEVRFTGMPAPGVGAKDLILAVIRRIGTAGATGHVIEYTGEAIRALSMEGRMTICNMSIEAGARAGMVAPDAKTLAYLAGRPRSASGEEWSRSSAVWNELATDPGATFDREMKLDAAAIGPQVTWGTSPGMTAEITELVPDPTEAPTDADRQSYQRALEYMGLRPGTPLEGLKVDRVFVGSCTNARIEDLREAAGVARGRRVASGVRAMVVPGSQQVKAAAEREGLDRIFTEAGFEWRNPGCSMCLGMNEDILGPGERCASTSNRNFEGRQGRGGRTHLVSPVMAVAAAVEGRLVDVRGYIRR